A region of the Dyadobacter sp. CECT 9275 genome:
AGCGGAACATCCGGAGATGAAAGGACTTGTTCTGTATTCCCCCTGTATGCAGGTTGCCACACCGGCTCTGAAGCTTATAACCGGACCCTGGGGGAAAGAAATACTACACGGCATACTGGGGGAGCATCGGCTTACGGTAGACAGTATTCCCGAACTGGCCAATTACTGGCTTCAGAGTTACAATAGCAACGGACTGATTACGCTGCAGCAAACAATGGATGCTGTATCAAGGCCGGAGGTTTATAAAAAAATTACCATGCCGGTGTTTATGGGGTATTATTACAAAAATGAAAAGGAGCAGGACCAGACGGTATCCGTAGCCGAAATGAAAAAAATGTTCCCTTTGCTGGGCACTCCCGGCGACATGAAAGTGGAAAAAGCATTTCCTGAATCAGCAGATCATGTGATAGCATCACGCCTCAGATCAAAGGATATCCAGGGAGTGTATGAAGCGACGGATCGGTTTTTCAGGGAAAAACTTCATCTTCAACCAGTAGAAACTACTGCTGCACAACCTTGAATTACAGAATCTGAGGGTTATCAGCTGGCGAAATGATAGATTAAGCGGTCAAAATTGCTTTACTTTGCCGCCTTAAAAAGACAATATCCAAACAACCAATAATAGGGAACCATGGCTTACGGTTTATTAAAAGGAAAAAGGGGAATCATATCAGGGGCATTGGATGAAAACTCCATTGCCTGGAAAATAGCTTTAAAGGCAAAAGAAGAAGGGGCAACTTTTACGCTCACCAACGCGCCTATCGCGATGAGAATGGGGGCAATTAATGATCTTGCCAAAGCGTGTGACGCACAGATTATACCTGCAGATGCTACTTCGGTAGAGGATATTGAAAAACTTTTTTCACAGTCGACGGAGATATTGGGAGGAAAAATAGATTTTGTACTGCACTCAATAGGGATGTCTCTGAATGTGCGCAAAAGCAAGGCATATGGAGACCTTAACTATGAATGGATGCAAAAGGGCCTCGATATCTCTGCCATTTCCCTGCATAAATTTTTACAGGTTGCCGAAAAGCAGGATGCACTAAGCGAATGGGCGTCGGTGGTTGCACTTTCCTATATTGCAGCACAACGTACCTATTCCTTTTATGGAGACATGGCGGAAGCAAAGGCTATGCTGGAAAGCATCGCAAGGAGTTATGGTTACCGTTATGGAAAAGCCAAAAACGTGAGGGTCAACACCATTTCCCAGTCACCCACAAAAACAAAAGCGGGGTCAGGAATTGACGGGTTTGATGCGTTTTATGATTTTGCGGAGAAAATGAGCCCGTTGGGAAATGCTACTGCGGAAGATTGCGCAAATTATGCAATCACTTTATTCTCAGACCTTACAAGATATGTTACAATGCAAAATCTGTATCATGACGGAGGATATTCTTCAACTGGTATTTCGGAAGAATTGGTACAGATGATCCAGCAACAACAGCAGTAGCCAAGCAGCTATTCTTTATAAAGATCCCTTCAGGTCGTTGTGATTTGGAGGGATTTTTGTTTGAAGATAAAATATTTGCCCGAATTGCGCGTTCGGCGTGGTATGGTATTTATGAACTCAGTAGCTTAGTGCTTCATTTACATCGGTACCCTAACATAAAATCTGTTTCCATGAAATCACTGATCATTCAGAGACATACTCTTTTCATACTTCTTGCAACATTATTATTCGCGTGCGGGAGCGAAAAGGAAAAACCTCAGGCGGTCCCTGATGCGCCGGTTTACACCCTGGTTTTTTTAGATAAAACGCAGAGCGTCAATGTCAACAAAGTTTATGTAGGACAAAAATACCGGCAGGTGCTGACAGATATTGTGGAGAACAATATGAAGAACAAAGGGGACAAACTCGAAGTTTATTTCATTCATGAGAACACCTCCAAAGCGCGCGCCCTATCCCTCACCGTCAGAAGCGAAATGGATAACCTGGAGGGGGCCAACGCAACCGACAAGGAGGGAATAGAAACGGCTTTTCAGCTATCACTGCAAAAAGAAAAAAGTATATTCCTTCGCCAGGCAATGATCAAACTCAATCAGCAAAATACCGGAGCATCTAATCAGTCGACTGACATCTGGGCCAGTTTGCCGGTGATAGCCAAAGCAAATGAAAGCGGAGCGCAGGTGAAGGTTTATTATTTCAGTGATATGATTGAGAGCGTAAAGGGAGCCGACCGGCGGGATTTTCACATCAGTGCGCCGTCAAATGATGAGCAGGCGGAACAGGAAGCAAAGGCAGATTCTAAAAAGCTGGAACAATACGTCATTGGTTCACCTGAGGTTACCATCGTTTCCCCGTTCGAACCAACGGCATCTTCAAAGGAAAACAATCCACATGTAACCCATTACTGGCAGACCCTGTTTCAGGAATTGGGCGGGGTGAGTGTGGAAGAGTTGTAGTTTGGATTACAGTGTAAGTACAGTTTTCAAATTTTCCGTTTCGTCAAAAATGGCAGTTATAGGAATCTGGAAACCATCCACAACAAAACTTTTCACCATACCCTGGGCCGACTTTAAGAGGAGACTGTAAGTATCTCCTTTTAAATGATATTGTTCCAGTGTTTGGTTTTCGGGATCGATGATCCAGTATTCTTCAATTTTATGAGCCTGGTAATCTTTGAACTTAACGCCTCTGTCGCGTTCTTCGGTGGAATCCGATATGATTTCAATGACTAAATCCGGTGCCGGGAAAAGGATTTGATCTTCGGAAAACAATACAGATTTTTCTTTGCGAAAAAAACAGATATCCGGCTCATAATCATTCCTGGTGAGTGTAATCATTATTTTTTCAATACCAACATAACCCAGGTTGTATTTAGCAGAATAAATATTTAACATCTGAGCGAGTAGCAATGAGGCCTGGTTGTGCCTTTTCCTTACCGGGGAGTGAATAACGATCTCCCCGTTTATGAATTCCACTTTTTCCTGCTCGGTTATCTGATTGTAAAATTCCTGTCGTCTTTGTCTTTCTCTGTTAAGCATCGTATGGGCCTCCTGTAGCAGAAAGTATGCGTCGGGTTCGCTAAGTATCTCAGAAATAATGCGGTTGCTCATGGGAGTATAGTATGTTGTGTATTCAAAAATAATAAAAATTGACCAGTTAATCAGTATCAACCTGAATTATCATCCTGCCCAATTTTCCCGGTCCAGGCTCCTGTACTGGATGGCTTCTGCCAGATGTTCCACTTTAATATCTTCACTATCGGCAAGGTCGGCAATGGTGCGTGAAACTTTTAATATGCGGTCATAGGCCCGGGCCGAAAGTCCAAGCCTGTCCATTGCTGTACGGAGCAGCGCTTTGCCCGGATCCCCGATTACACATATTTCCTTCACGAGCTCCGGGGGCATCATGGCATTGGAATATATTTCCTTCTGATCCTTAAAACGGTCGGTCTGCCTGTCGCGGGCTTTAATGACACGCTCACGTATCTGCTCGCTGCTTTCCGATTTACGGGTCGAGGCGATCTGGTCAAAAGAAACCGGAGTTACCTCCACATGCAGATCAATACGGTCGAGCAGCGGGCCGCTTATTTTGTTAAGATATTTTTGAACAACACCCGGGCCACATACGCATTCCTTATCAGGGTGGTTGTAATAACCGCATGGGCAAGGGTTCATACTGGCAATGAGCATGAAATTGGCCGGAAATTCAACAGCCATCCTGGCCCTGGAAATACTTACCTTCCGTTCCTCTAAAGGCTGGCGCATCACTTCCAGAACCGATCTCTTGAATTCCGGGAGTTCATCCAGAAACAATACCCCGTTGTGAGCCAGCGAGATTTCTCCCGGTTGAGGAAAACTTCCGCCGCCTACCAGCGCGGCATCGCTGATGGAATGATGTGGTGAGCGAAACGGTCTTCGGGAAACCAGCGTGGCACGTTTTCCGAGCTTGCCTGCGACGGAATGGATCTTGGTAGTTTCCAAGGCTTCCGGTAAACTCAAAGGAGGCAGTATCCCCGGAATTCGTTTGGCAAGCATGGTTTTCCCCGAACCCGGAGGCCCGATCATGATGGCGTTGTGTCCACCCGCAGCAGCTATTTCCAGCGCCCGTTTAATATTCTCCTGTCCCTGGACGTGCTTGAAATCTGCGGCGTAGTCATTTTGTGAAGTAAAAAATAGATCCCGGGTATCAACCACAAGGGGTTCTATAGTGCTTTTACCCCGAAAAAAGGCAATGGCGTCTTCCAGCGTTTCGACAGGAATAATGTCTATGTTATTGACGATGGCGGCTTCGTGAGCATTTTCTGCAGGAAGTATAAATCCTTTGAAGCCTTGTTTGCGCGCCTGTATTGCAATGGGGAGTACCCCTTTGATAGGCCTGAGGATACCATCGAGAGACAATTCTCCCATGATTACATAATCTTTCAGGTCTTTTTCGGCCTCCAGTTGCTCAGAAGAATCCAGTATACACAATGCAATGGGTAAGTCGTAGGCGGAGCCCTCCTTACGAATGTCGGCAGGGGCCAGATTTACCACTACTTTCTGCCGGGGCATTTTGTAGTTGAAATATTTCAGAGAAGCCTCTACACGCTGCTGGCTTTCCTTTACGGCACTGTCGGCGAGGCCAACCATAAAAAAGCCAAGTCCCTGGCCTACCGTTACTTCGATGGTAATCATGGTGGCGTCTACACCATATACAGCACTTCCAAAAGTTTTGGCTAACATGTTGATGAATGAAGAATTATTAAATAAGTGTATGTAGGTAATCCTGTGATTCTCTTATTCCATGAATTTTTGTCAAAAATAACAGGAAATTTAGAAAAGGGTATTAGATGCACGTTATTACATCTTTTACCTGATGACGCCAGGTTATCTTTAATGAGAGTGCTAATCTGGCTATATCCCTTAATATCCGTTACATATGCGCCTGTTACTCGTTCTTATTTCGGTCATAGGTTTCCAGGCAGGGTACTGCCAGAGGGAAACCAATTCATTATCTGGCAAAATTATATGTGTAGATCCGGGCCATGGCGGAACCGCCGCTACGGATAGTTACCGGGTAGGCCCCTCCGGTGAAAGGGAAGAATGGGTTAACCTGCGAGTGGGTTTGCTTTTGCAAAAAATGCTGGAAGCAAAGGGGGTCAAGGTTGTGATGACCAGGACGGAGGACAAATTTATTCCCCTGCCCGACCGCGCCCGCCTGGCGCTCGAAAACAAAGCAGACCTGTTCGTTTCCATTCACCATAACGCTACTGCAGATTCTTCAGTTAATTTCCCTATCATTTACTTCCACGGAAATGCCTCTGAAAATGTGGCCAGCGTGGATTTCGGGAAACAACTCGCTTCAACCCTGTTGAAATATCTGCATAAGAGCAAAACACCCGTCAGTCTGGTATCAGATTTTACAGTTTTTGCTGAATCTGGGGCTTCTGTTTTAAGAAATACTTACGGAACACCTGCTGTGCTGGCGGAAGCGTCTTTTTTTACAAATCCTTCCGAAGAACAAAAACTGAAACAAGCAGTTCATAACGAGCAGGAAGCAAAAGCTTACACCGAAGCCATATCGGCTTTTTTGGGTAAGCCGGTTGCGGGAATTGCCCCTAAAAATTCAAAAGTTCCGGTTATCCCACCTTTTAAAGTTTTCCAGGAAGCTGAGCGTATGAATCCTGTTGCACGACGCTGGCGTCAGGATTTTGAAGAAGGCCGCGCGCTGATGGCAAAGAAAGATTCGGTATCCCTCAGCCAGGCATATATGCTATTTACGCGGTCGGCGATGTCATTTCCGGATTCGTATGTTGCAAGCCAATGCCACCGGAACAGGGCGGAAATTCTGGACAAACAAGGGAAAACAACAGAAGCGAAACAGGAGTTACAGCGGTTTAGGGAATATTATATGAATTGATAATAGTCTTGTAATGAATGGTTTTAGCTCCTGCGGGAGCTTTTTTTATTTATTTTTGTGAATATATAAGTAATTAATCTATGAAAGAATCTTTACTTTTAATTATTAAATTTACAAAAGTGAATTATATTGCTTTTATATGGGAAGATCTTATCTGGGAGAGTTTGAAGAGCTGGTATTATTAACGGTAGCTATTTTGGGGCAGCATGCCTATGGGGTTTCGGTATGTGAAGAATTGTTCAGCCAAACCGGACGTTCCGTAAATATCAGTGCTGCACATGCGGCGTTACATCGGCTGGAAGAAAAAGGGATGCTGTTTTCCAGGCTGGGAGATGCTACTGCCGAGCGTGGTGGAAAACGTAAAAGACTGTTCTTTGTAACGGCCCTTGGAAGTAAGATACTACACGATATCCGGGAAACAAGGAGCAAACTTTGGAATGCGATATCAGACGGAACTTTACCCGCTTTTAGTTTATGAAACAATCCGAACAACCGCCGCTATGGGCCATGTCCTTATTAAAATGGCTTTGCAGACCGCATTTGATGGAAGAAATTCAGGGAGATCTTCTGGAAACTTATCAGAACGATTTGTCAAGAAATGGAAAGAAGGCAGCCGACAGGCAATATGTCATTAATGTGATAACATTTGTGCGTTTGCGCTTTGGCTTCAAACGGGCGGGAGTGTCACTATTGGTTGTGAATAGTTTACAGAATAATTCTAAATCCCAGTTTATGGATATGTTTCGTAATTACTTCAAAATTTCGTTGAGAAACCTTTGGCGTAACCGCACGACCAGTATTGTCAGTGTATTTGGCTTGGCGGTTGGTATTGCCAGTGGATTGATCATTTTCCTGTTGGTCAGTTATCTTTTCAGTTTTAACAGTGATTATGCAAATGCGGACAGAACCTATATGATCGTGACGGATATCATGCAGGAAAATATTCAGCATACCGATGTGACGCCGCGTCCTCTTGGAGAGGTGCTCAGGCAAGAATATCCTTTTGTTGAAACGGCAGTCAGGCTCAATAACTTGTTCGGAAGTGTGGTTGGCGTACCGGATGGGAAAGGAGGTATGGTCAAGAAATTTGAGGAATCAAGAAATATCTGCTTTACAGAGCCCCAGTTTTTTGAAGTATTTGATACAAAATGGGCTTATGGAGATATGAAAACGGCGCTGGTAAACCCCAATACCGTTGTTCTTTCCAGAGAATATGCCAAAAAATATTTTGGAACAGAAAATGTCTTGGGAAAAACGCTCCGTTTTGAAAACAAGCTAGATCTTGCTGTAACAGGGGTAACGGAAAATCCGCCTTCTAATACGCAGCTACGCTATGATATCCTGATATCCTATGCTTCCATACCGGCATTTTACGGAGATCCGGGTATGATGAATGCGTGGAGAGAGCCGGCAACGATGTGTTGGGTAACACTAAAAAAGGGTACGGGA
Encoded here:
- a CDS encoding alpha/beta hydrolase, which gives rise to MLKIVLWLFVFFAVLIVVYLTGPRVPEAKFDPALPSVTQNLAQLEEEINASEEAVKGLKPDNQARIIWADSTKKSKTPYSIVYIHGFGASWAEGDPIHRDLAKRYGANLYLARLYDSGINDPNAFDDLTPELFMEGAKRALAIGKVLGDSVILMGTSAGGLLSVYLAAEHPEMKGLVLYSPCMQVATPALKLITGPWGKEILHGILGEHRLTVDSIPELANYWLQSYNSNGLITLQQTMDAVSRPEVYKKITMPVFMGYYYKNEKEQDQTVSVAEMKKMFPLLGTPGDMKVEKAFPESADHVIASRLRSKDIQGVYEATDRFFREKLHLQPVETTAAQP
- a CDS encoding enoyl-ACP reductase FabI → MAYGLLKGKRGIISGALDENSIAWKIALKAKEEGATFTLTNAPIAMRMGAINDLAKACDAQIIPADATSVEDIEKLFSQSTEILGGKIDFVLHSIGMSLNVRKSKAYGDLNYEWMQKGLDISAISLHKFLQVAEKQDALSEWASVVALSYIAAQRTYSFYGDMAEAKAMLESIARSYGYRYGKAKNVRVNTISQSPTKTKAGSGIDGFDAFYDFAEKMSPLGNATAEDCANYAITLFSDLTRYVTMQNLYHDGGYSSTGISEELVQMIQQQQQ
- a CDS encoding Uma2 family endonuclease; the protein is MSNRIISEILSEPDAYFLLQEAHTMLNRERQRRQEFYNQITEQEKVEFINGEIVIHSPVRKRHNQASLLLAQMLNIYSAKYNLGYVGIEKIMITLTRNDYEPDICFFRKEKSVLFSEDQILFPAPDLVIEIISDSTEERDRGVKFKDYQAHKIEEYWIIDPENQTLEQYHLKGDTYSLLLKSAQGMVKSFVVDGFQIPITAIFDETENLKTVLTL
- a CDS encoding YifB family Mg chelatase-like AAA ATPase, with the translated sequence MLAKTFGSAVYGVDATMITIEVTVGQGLGFFMVGLADSAVKESQQRVEASLKYFNYKMPRQKVVVNLAPADIRKEGSAYDLPIALCILDSSEQLEAEKDLKDYVIMGELSLDGILRPIKGVLPIAIQARKQGFKGFILPAENAHEAAIVNNIDIIPVETLEDAIAFFRGKSTIEPLVVDTRDLFFTSQNDYAADFKHVQGQENIKRALEIAAAGGHNAIMIGPPGSGKTMLAKRIPGILPPLSLPEALETTKIHSVAGKLGKRATLVSRRPFRSPHHSISDAALVGGGSFPQPGEISLAHNGVLFLDELPEFKRSVLEVMRQPLEERKVSISRARMAVEFPANFMLIASMNPCPCGYYNHPDKECVCGPGVVQKYLNKISGPLLDRIDLHVEVTPVSFDQIASTRKSESSEQIRERVIKARDRQTDRFKDQKEIYSNAMMPPELVKEICVIGDPGKALLRTAMDRLGLSARAYDRILKVSRTIADLADSEDIKVEHLAEAIQYRSLDRENWAG
- a CDS encoding N-acetylmuramoyl-L-alanine amidase; its protein translation is MRLLLVLISVIGFQAGYCQRETNSLSGKIICVDPGHGGTAATDSYRVGPSGEREEWVNLRVGLLLQKMLEAKGVKVVMTRTEDKFIPLPDRARLALENKADLFVSIHHNATADSSVNFPIIYFHGNASENVASVDFGKQLASTLLKYLHKSKTPVSLVSDFTVFAESGASVLRNTYGTPAVLAEASFFTNPSEEQKLKQAVHNEQEAKAYTEAISAFLGKPVAGIAPKNSKVPVIPPFKVFQEAERMNPVARRWRQDFEEGRALMAKKDSVSLSQAYMLFTRSAMSFPDSYVASQCHRNRAEILDKQGKTTEAKQELQRFREYYMN
- a CDS encoding PadR family transcriptional regulator — translated: MGRSYLGEFEELVLLTVAILGQHAYGVSVCEELFSQTGRSVNISAAHAALHRLEEKGMLFSRLGDATAERGGKRKRLFFVTALGSKILHDIRETRSKLWNAISDGTLPAFSL